A region from the Serinibacter arcticus genome encodes:
- a CDS encoding trans-sulfuration enzyme family protein, with translation MKHQAERAGVRPRLVDIADTDAVIAAITGDASGDDATADDTGPAALVWLETPTNPMLEIADIPAIAEAAHAVGAIVVVDNTFATPLLQRPLELGADVVVHSVTKYLAGHSDVILGAVVTRDEELFAKVRQRRITAGGVAGPFEAWLALRGLRTLALRVERAQANAAELARRLQEHPAVLAVAYPGLPEHPQHELATRQMDGYGSILTLRVRGGAAAAARLTGEVHLWLPATSLGGVESMLERRRRWPNEAPTVPEDLMRVSVGIEDVEDLWDDLDRALRASQEG, from the coding sequence CTGAAGCACCAGGCCGAGCGCGCGGGCGTCCGGCCCCGCCTGGTCGACATCGCCGACACCGACGCCGTGATCGCCGCGATCACGGGGGACGCCAGCGGCGACGACGCCACCGCTGACGACACCGGCCCCGCCGCTCTGGTCTGGCTCGAGACGCCGACCAACCCGATGCTGGAGATCGCCGACATCCCCGCGATCGCGGAGGCGGCCCACGCCGTCGGGGCGATCGTCGTCGTGGACAACACGTTCGCGACCCCGCTGCTCCAGCGACCGCTCGAGCTCGGCGCCGACGTCGTCGTCCACTCGGTGACGAAGTACCTGGCGGGCCACTCCGACGTCATCCTCGGCGCCGTCGTCACCCGCGACGAGGAGCTGTTCGCCAAGGTCCGTCAGCGCCGCATCACCGCGGGCGGCGTCGCCGGGCCGTTCGAGGCCTGGCTCGCGCTGCGCGGTCTGCGCACGCTGGCGCTGCGCGTCGAGCGGGCCCAGGCCAACGCCGCCGAGCTCGCCCGGCGGCTGCAGGAGCACCCCGCCGTGCTCGCCGTCGCCTATCCCGGACTGCCCGAGCACCCGCAGCACGAGCTCGCCACGCGCCAGATGGACGGCTACGGCTCGATCCTCACCCTGCGCGTCCGCGGTGGCGCCGCGGCGGCGGCCCGCCTCACCGGCGAGGTGCACCTGTGGCTGCCCGCGACCTCGCTGGGTGGGGTCGAGTCGATGCTGGAGCGACGCCGTCGCTGGCCGAACGAGGCCCCCACGGTCCCCGAGGACCTGATGCGCGTGAGCGTCGGCATCGAGGACGTCGAGGACCTCTGGGACGACCTCGACCGGGCGCTGCGCGCATCGCAGGAGGGCTGA
- a CDS encoding alkylhydroperoxidase domain protein, protein MSTAHVAGDGSLATAPEVTTYPELDRPEHFTRANLGWVPWLEPPTAEELTEEQYVGLVDRRRDSSPYFRLLALDPAVLAARTKADIDIFHTSSRDGDGLPRPERELAAAVASRVNGCVFCASVHARFSAQLSHREADIDLLLAEGVESAAGALDPRWSAILNAAEALTVTPPRFGTEHVASLRSVGLSDEAIGDLVSSAGFFSWANRLMLSLGEPENPAS, encoded by the coding sequence ATGAGCACCGCACACGTCGCCGGCGACGGCTCCCTCGCCACGGCCCCCGAGGTCACCACCTACCCCGAGCTGGACCGCCCCGAGCACTTCACGCGGGCCAACCTCGGCTGGGTGCCGTGGCTGGAGCCGCCCACGGCCGAGGAGCTCACCGAGGAGCAGTACGTCGGTCTCGTGGACCGCCGTCGCGACTCGAGCCCGTACTTCCGCCTGCTCGCCCTCGACCCCGCGGTGCTCGCCGCGCGGACGAAGGCCGACATCGACATCTTCCACACGTCCTCGCGCGACGGCGACGGGCTGCCGCGGCCCGAGCGCGAGCTCGCGGCCGCCGTCGCCTCCCGCGTGAACGGCTGCGTGTTCTGCGCGTCCGTCCACGCGCGGTTCTCGGCGCAGCTCTCCCACCGGGAGGCCGACATCGACCTCCTCCTGGCCGAGGGCGTCGAGTCGGCCGCGGGAGCGCTCGACCCGCGCTGGTCGGCGATCCTGAACGCGGCCGAGGCCCTGACCGTCACGCCGCCGCGGTTCGGCACGGAGCACGTGGCCTCGCTGCGCTCCGTCGGGCTCAGCGACGAGGCGATCGGCGACCTCGTCTCCTCGGCCGGGTTCTTCTCCTGGGCCAACCGTCTGATGCTGTCGCTGGGCGAGCCCGAGAACCCGGCGAGCTGA
- a CDS encoding putative FMN-dependent luciferase-like monooxygenase, with amino-acid sequence MTESLSHLRLGVFTRLLDETSPRERYRNATEQIVAAERLGYHSAWVAQHHFHALEGGLPAPAVLLASVASLTSRIRLGFGVITLPLEHPLRVAEDLAVLDEISGGRVEVGFGTGGTPSSFRAFGFDPADRRQIYADHIAVVTDAWAGRDIADPENQLYPPAPTLAARRWEATFSAEGAARIGAAGSGLMLSRSQPRPDATPDITIWEQQEPLVDAYLAALPTGVEPRIAASRTVFVADDEPTWRREADRGLRSVAVRGGLWGLDPDADLEVLVERSNSVVGTSEQVAEQLARDTILTRATDLLVQVHSVDPVHELVLRSHELLAREVAPVLGLSTGSTTTELEAAR; translated from the coding sequence ATGACGGAGTCGTTGTCGCACCTGCGGCTCGGCGTGTTCACGCGCCTGCTCGACGAGACCTCGCCCCGCGAGCGGTACCGCAACGCGACCGAGCAGATCGTCGCGGCCGAGCGCCTGGGCTACCACTCGGCGTGGGTCGCCCAGCACCACTTCCACGCGCTCGAGGGCGGCCTGCCGGCTCCCGCCGTTCTGCTCGCCTCGGTCGCCTCGCTGACCTCGCGGATCCGGCTGGGCTTCGGCGTCATCACGCTGCCGCTGGAGCACCCGCTGCGCGTCGCCGAGGACCTCGCCGTGCTCGACGAGATCTCCGGCGGTCGGGTGGAGGTCGGCTTCGGCACCGGTGGCACGCCGAGCTCCTTCCGGGCGTTCGGCTTCGACCCGGCCGACCGCCGCCAGATCTACGCCGACCACATCGCCGTCGTCACGGACGCGTGGGCGGGGCGCGACATCGCCGATCCCGAGAACCAGCTCTACCCGCCGGCCCCGACGCTCGCCGCACGGCGGTGGGAGGCGACGTTCTCCGCCGAGGGTGCCGCCCGGATCGGCGCGGCCGGCTCCGGTCTCATGCTCTCCCGCAGCCAGCCGCGTCCCGACGCGACGCCGGACATCACCATCTGGGAGCAGCAGGAGCCGCTCGTCGACGCCTACCTCGCGGCCCTCCCGACCGGGGTGGAGCCGCGCATCGCGGCGTCCCGCACGGTCTTCGTGGCCGACGACGAGCCGACCTGGCGCCGCGAGGCCGACCGCGGCCTGCGCTCGGTCGCCGTCCGCGGCGGGCTGTGGGGACTCGACCCCGACGCCGACCTGGAGGTGCTCGTCGAGCGCTCCAACAGCGTGGTCGGGACGAGCGAGCAGGTCGCGGAGCAGCTGGCCCGCGACACGATCCTCACGCGCGCCACCGACCTGCTCGTGCAGGTCCACTCCGTCGACCCCGTGCACGAGCTGGTGCTGCGTTCGCACGAGCTCCTCGCCCGCGAGGTCGCCCCGGTGCTCGGCCTGAGCACCGGATCCACCACCACCGAGCTGGAGGCCGCGCGATGA
- a CDS encoding CMD domain protein, which produces MSATLLTPPDLLDDVLGVSEGDAIDAVRRSRPAARENTQATLTALFALEDGADGADVPTLAERLAVATFVVGLHGESPLLAVYAADLDPEVRDVVTGLVAQAVRPGPFGVYREPGLAEESVEGPRWAAPTDALGPRLAAALTHAALLVQRPRESSPQALAALLAAGWSRTEIVTLSQLVAFLTYQVRVVAGLAVLKESRS; this is translated from the coding sequence ATGAGCGCCACCCTGCTGACGCCCCCCGACCTCCTGGACGACGTGCTGGGGGTGAGCGAGGGCGACGCGATCGACGCCGTCCGTCGCTCGCGTCCCGCCGCCCGGGAGAACACCCAGGCCACCCTGACGGCGCTGTTCGCGCTCGAGGACGGGGCCGACGGCGCCGACGTCCCCACGCTGGCCGAGCGGCTCGCGGTGGCGACGTTCGTCGTCGGGCTGCACGGCGAGTCGCCGCTGCTGGCCGTCTACGCGGCCGACCTCGACCCCGAGGTCCGCGACGTCGTGACCGGGCTGGTCGCGCAGGCCGTCCGTCCCGGCCCGTTCGGGGTCTACCGCGAGCCCGGGCTGGCGGAGGAGTCCGTCGAGGGCCCGCGCTGGGCCGCGCCGACCGACGCGCTGGGGCCGCGGCTCGCGGCCGCCCTCACGCACGCGGCGCTGCTGGTGCAGCGTCCGCGCGAGTCCTCGCCGCAGGCCCTGGCGGCGCTGCTGGCCGCCGGCTGGAGCCGGACCGAGATCGTCACCCTGTCCCAGCTCGTCGCGTTCCTCACCTACCAGGTGCGGGTCGTGGCCGGCCTCGCCGTCCTGAAGGAGTCACGTTCATGA
- a CDS encoding PLP-dependent transferase, whose amino-acid sequence MKRRLHPATVVVEAGRPVRTPGAPVNSPIVMSSTYVGHEQPGPGELVYARIGTESWEPLEEALGHLENAGRPGLLFASGMAAISAALDLTPSAAPSSPRATPTTSPSSR is encoded by the coding sequence ATGAAGCGACGCCTGCACCCCGCCACGGTCGTCGTCGAGGCGGGGCGCCCCGTGCGCACGCCCGGCGCCCCCGTGAACTCCCCGATCGTCATGTCGAGCACGTACGTCGGGCACGAGCAGCCGGGGCCGGGTGAGCTCGTCTACGCGCGCATCGGCACGGAGTCGTGGGAGCCGCTCGAGGAGGCGCTCGGCCACCTCGAGAACGCCGGCCGTCCCGGACTCCTCTTCGCCTCGGGCATGGCGGCGATCTCCGCCGCCCTCGACCTCACCCCGTCGGCGGCGCCGTCGTCGCCCCGCGCCACGCCTACCACGAGTCCCTCGTCGCGCTGA
- a CDS encoding NAD(P)H-dependent glycerol-3-phosphate dehydrogenase, which yields MRCTVVGSGSWGTTFAQVLADAGNEVVVWTAREATARSITDDHANPTYLPGIALSDAISATTDLTAALAGAEVVVVALPSQIVREVLAPYAAAVPGDAVVVSLMKGVELGTDERMSQVLGEIWDLPTERIAVVSGPNLAGEIALQQPTTTVVACEDEDVALRIARTCATPYFRTFTTTDVIGVEIGGAVKNVIALAVGIAQGLGYGDNTMASIMTRGLSEAARIGAAVGAQPATFAGLAGMGDLIATCSSPLSRNHRLGSLLGQGRSLEEAVVEIGSTAEGAKSCRSILDLAHQHGVKTSIIAAVVAVLYEGMTVPEMVARLVDRPPRPED from the coding sequence GTGCGCTGCACCGTCGTCGGTTCCGGCAGCTGGGGGACGACGTTCGCCCAGGTGCTCGCCGACGCCGGCAACGAGGTCGTCGTGTGGACGGCGCGCGAGGCCACGGCCCGCTCGATCACGGACGACCACGCCAACCCGACCTACCTGCCCGGCATCGCGCTCTCCGACGCGATCTCCGCCACCACGGACCTGACCGCCGCGCTCGCGGGGGCCGAGGTCGTCGTCGTCGCGCTCCCGTCGCAGATCGTGCGCGAGGTGCTGGCCCCGTACGCCGCGGCCGTGCCCGGCGACGCCGTCGTGGTCAGCCTGATGAAGGGCGTCGAGCTCGGGACCGACGAGCGCATGAGCCAGGTGCTCGGGGAGATCTGGGACCTGCCGACCGAGCGGATCGCCGTCGTGTCGGGGCCGAACCTCGCCGGTGAGATCGCCCTCCAGCAGCCGACCACCACGGTCGTCGCCTGCGAGGACGAGGACGTCGCGCTGCGGATCGCCCGGACCTGCGCGACGCCGTACTTCCGCACGTTCACCACGACCGACGTCATCGGCGTCGAGATCGGCGGCGCGGTCAAGAACGTCATCGCGCTCGCCGTCGGCATCGCCCAGGGCCTGGGGTACGGCGACAACACGATGGCCTCGATCATGACGCGCGGCCTGTCCGAGGCCGCCCGGATCGGCGCGGCGGTGGGCGCGCAGCCCGCGACGTTCGCCGGCCTGGCCGGGATGGGCGACCTCATCGCCACGTGCTCCTCGCCGCTCTCGCGCAACCACCGTCTCGGCTCGCTGCTCGGCCAGGGCCGCTCGCTCGAGGAGGCCGTGGTGGAGATCGGGTCGACGGCGGAGGGCGCGAAGTCCTGCCGCTCGATCCTCGACCTCGCCCACCAGCACGGCGTGAAGACGTCGATCATCGCGGCCGTCGTCGCGGTGCTGTACGAGGGCATGACGGTGCCCGAGATGGTCGCGAGGCTGGTCGACCGGCCGCCGCGGCCCGAGGACTGA
- a CDS encoding ABC transporter permease, with translation MRYALGRVASAAGVLLAAFTVAFLLLQALPGDAVMIRFENPELGLSPEQIAGIRESYGADVGLLTQFWHSLSGALGGDLGYSVASGAPVRVLVGSAIPSTLLLAGLGFVVAAILAGLLAFGAILSPSGWLASFLRSLPSLFVSVPVFWLGIVLIQIFSFRLGLISVIRPGPLEALILPVLTLAVPISAPMAQVLVRAIDDVQAQPFITVVRSKGAGEAWILVKNVLRNAALPALTIAGVLLGELIGGAVVTETVFARFGIGRLTADALDTQDIPVLQAIVVVAALAFVVVNLLVDLVAPLIDPRLKRRVQA, from the coding sequence GTGAGATACGCCCTCGGCCGCGTCGCCTCCGCCGCGGGGGTGCTGCTGGCGGCCTTCACCGTCGCGTTCCTCCTGCTGCAGGCGCTCCCCGGCGATGCCGTGATGATCCGCTTCGAGAACCCCGAGCTGGGGCTCTCGCCGGAGCAGATCGCGGGCATCCGGGAGAGCTACGGCGCGGACGTGGGCCTCCTCACGCAGTTCTGGCACTCCCTGTCCGGTGCCCTCGGAGGCGACCTCGGCTACTCGGTCGCCTCCGGGGCCCCGGTGCGGGTCCTGGTGGGATCGGCGATCCCGTCGACGCTGCTGCTGGCGGGGCTCGGGTTCGTCGTCGCGGCGATCCTCGCGGGTCTGCTCGCCTTCGGCGCCATCCTCAGCCCGTCCGGGTGGCTGGCCTCGTTCCTGCGGTCGCTGCCCTCGCTGTTCGTCTCGGTGCCGGTCTTCTGGCTCGGCATCGTGCTCATCCAGATCTTCAGCTTCCGGCTCGGCCTGATCTCCGTGATCCGACCGGGACCGCTGGAGGCGCTGATCCTTCCCGTGCTCACGCTCGCGGTGCCGATCAGCGCCCCGATGGCGCAGGTGCTCGTCCGGGCGATCGACGACGTCCAGGCGCAGCCGTTCATCACGGTCGTCCGCTCCAAGGGGGCGGGCGAGGCGTGGATCCTCGTCAAGAACGTGCTGCGGAACGCCGCGCTGCCCGCCCTGACGATCGCCGGCGTCCTGCTGGGCGAGCTCATCGGCGGCGCCGTCGTGACCGAGACCGTGTTCGCGCGGTTCGGCATCGGCCGCCTGACGGCCGACGCCCTGGACACCCAGGACATCCCCGTGCTGCAGGCGATCGTCGTGGTCGCGGCGCTGGCCTTCGTCGTCGTCAACCTCCTGGTGGACCTCGTCGCCCCGCTCATCGACCCGCGCCTCAAGCGCCGGGTCCAGGCCTGA
- a CDS encoding D-alanine--D-alanine ligase family protein, translating into MTRTRVAIIFGGRSSEHAISCATAAGVLSAIDRQRFDVVPIGIARDGSWLLLPDDPAPLRIEGTRLPEVVVGEHPAVVIPFGAERGRMLVAPATEAARVLGGVDVVMPLLHGPFGEDGTLQGLLELADLPYVGSGVLASAAGMDKQVMKVQLAGSGIPVGPYTLITRTAWERDRAVCLDAVASLSDVVFVKPARAGSSMGITRVVRSQGVDALVAAIEEARRHDPKVIVESAIDGREIEVAVLQGRGLNPPRTTTPGEIVVGGDHDFYDFEAKYTGTETTQLDVPASVPAEVADAARVMAAEAFEALGCEGLARVDLFYTGTGLVVNEVNTMPGFTPFSMFPSLWQHEGLAYPELITELIELALERPVGLR; encoded by the coding sequence GTGACCAGGACCCGCGTGGCGATCATCTTCGGCGGCCGCAGCAGCGAGCACGCCATCTCGTGCGCGACGGCGGCCGGTGTGCTCTCGGCGATCGACCGGCAGCGCTTCGACGTCGTCCCGATCGGCATCGCCCGGGACGGGTCGTGGCTGCTGCTGCCCGACGATCCGGCCCCGTTGCGGATCGAGGGCACCCGCCTCCCGGAGGTCGTGGTGGGCGAGCACCCCGCCGTCGTCATCCCGTTCGGGGCCGAGCGCGGCCGGATGCTCGTGGCCCCGGCGACGGAGGCCGCCCGCGTGCTCGGCGGCGTCGACGTCGTCATGCCGCTGCTGCACGGCCCGTTCGGCGAGGACGGCACGCTCCAGGGCCTGCTCGAGCTCGCGGACCTGCCCTACGTCGGCTCGGGCGTGCTCGCCTCGGCGGCCGGCATGGACAAGCAGGTCATGAAGGTCCAGCTCGCGGGCTCCGGCATCCCGGTCGGCCCGTACACGCTGATCACGCGGACCGCCTGGGAGCGGGACCGGGCCGTGTGCCTCGACGCCGTCGCCTCGCTGTCGGACGTCGTCTTCGTCAAGCCGGCGCGCGCCGGTTCGAGCATGGGCATCACGCGCGTCGTGCGGAGCCAGGGCGTCGACGCGCTGGTCGCCGCCATCGAGGAGGCCCGCCGTCACGACCCCAAGGTCATCGTCGAGTCGGCGATCGACGGGCGCGAGATCGAGGTTGCCGTGCTCCAGGGCCGAGGGCTCAACCCGCCGCGCACGACGACGCCGGGCGAGATCGTCGTCGGCGGCGACCACGACTTCTACGACTTCGAGGCCAAGTACACCGGCACCGAGACCACCCAGCTGGACGTCCCCGCGAGCGTCCCGGCCGAGGTGGCCGACGCCGCGCGCGTCATGGCTGCCGAGGCCTTCGAGGCGCTCGGGTGCGAGGGTCTGGCGCGGGTCGACCTGTTCTACACGGGCACGGGGCTGGTGGTGAACGAGGTGAACACCATGCCGGGGTTCACACCGTTCTCGATGTTCCCGAGCCTGTGGCAGCACGAGGGGCTGGCCTACCCGGAGCTCATCACCGAGCTGATCGAGCTGGCGCTGGAGCGGCCGGTGGGGCTGCGCTGA
- a CDS encoding lysophospholipid acyltransferase family protein, which translates to MASTTRTTSASYRFIAGLIRPFLRLISKRTWYGVENLDRSEGFIVAANHVSTLDPLTTAHVLYNNGAPPRIMAKAELFKVPIFGALLRSSGQIPVHRNSRNAAESLDGARAALAAGECVMIFPEGTLTLDPEGWPMVARTGVARLALSTRAPVLPLAQWGASAILPRQSFVLRLFPRKRVLAIVGPPVELSDLHGRQDSAALVEATARIMAAITSQLAELRGEEPPTEPFDRRRAGV; encoded by the coding sequence GTGGCCTCAACGACTCGGACGACCTCCGCCAGCTACCGCTTCATCGCCGGGCTGATCAGACCCTTCCTCCGGCTGATCTCGAAGCGCACCTGGTACGGCGTCGAGAACCTGGACCGCAGCGAGGGGTTCATCGTCGCCGCGAACCACGTCTCGACGCTCGACCCGCTGACCACTGCGCACGTGCTCTACAACAACGGCGCCCCGCCGCGCATCATGGCCAAGGCCGAGCTGTTCAAGGTCCCGATCTTCGGCGCCCTGCTGCGCTCCTCGGGCCAGATCCCCGTGCACCGCAACAGCCGGAACGCGGCCGAGTCGCTCGACGGCGCCCGCGCGGCGCTGGCCGCGGGCGAGTGCGTGATGATCTTCCCGGAGGGCACCCTGACGCTCGACCCCGAGGGCTGGCCGATGGTCGCGCGCACCGGAGTCGCGCGCCTCGCGCTCAGCACCCGGGCGCCCGTGCTCCCGCTCGCGCAGTGGGGCGCGAGCGCGATCCTGCCGCGCCAGTCCTTCGTCCTGCGGCTGTTCCCGCGCAAGCGGGTGCTCGCGATCGTCGGCCCCCCGGTCGAGCTGAGCGACCTGCACGGCCGCCAGGACTCCGCCGCGCTGGTCGAGGCGACGGCGCGGATCATGGCCGCCATCACCTCGCAGCTCGCGGAGCTGCGGGGCGAAGAGCCCCCGACCGAGCCGTTCGACCGCCGTCGGGCGGGCGTGTAG
- a CDS encoding dipeptide ABC transporter ATP-binding protein: MTALLDVRGLSVGYGNHGGDVTQVTHDVTFSVAPGEILALVGESGSGKTTTAQAVINLLPQGGQVLGGSIELEGEDVTSASGSRWRSLRGRRVGLVPQDPGGSLDPTKRIGDSIAEAFRIHRAAPRRVLESRVVELLERVGIDDPARRAKQYPHELSGGMKQRVLIAGAIALGPGLLIADEPTSALDVTVQRRIMELLDDLRRESGTGILLVTHDLALAGDHADRVLVLQGGRVQEEGTSEEVLGNPSADYTRRLLADAPTLASPVHRVARTPEPDERPVLAVNDLVVEFGGGRFTRTPAFRAVDGVSFAIAHGTTHALVGESGSGKTTTARAIAAFQPATSGQVTLLGIDVLAAHGSPRRQLRRNVQLVYQNPFGSLDPRQTVLEVVTEPLTNFGLEGSPAERREHAVKALERVSLPAALHQRRPRELSGGQRQRVAIARAIVLHPELLILDEATSALDVTVQAEILRLLDDLQRERGMTYLVISHDLAVVRQIADTVTVLRHGRTVEQGTTAEIFASPQQDYTRDLIAAIPGGVHP, from the coding sequence ATGACCGCTCTCCTGGACGTCCGCGGCCTCTCGGTCGGGTACGGCAACCACGGCGGTGACGTCACCCAGGTGACGCACGACGTCACGTTCTCGGTCGCCCCCGGCGAGATCCTCGCGCTGGTGGGGGAGTCGGGCTCGGGGAAGACGACGACGGCGCAGGCCGTCATCAACCTGCTGCCCCAGGGCGGTCAGGTGCTCGGCGGCAGCATCGAGCTGGAGGGCGAGGACGTCACGTCAGCCTCCGGCTCGCGCTGGCGCTCCCTGCGCGGCCGCCGGGTCGGCCTCGTGCCGCAGGACCCGGGCGGCTCCCTGGACCCGACCAAGCGCATCGGCGACTCGATCGCCGAGGCGTTCCGGATCCACCGCGCCGCCCCGCGCCGCGTGCTCGAGAGCCGTGTCGTGGAGCTGCTGGAGCGTGTCGGCATCGACGACCCGGCGCGGCGCGCCAAGCAGTACCCGCACGAGCTCTCGGGCGGCATGAAGCAGCGCGTGCTCATCGCCGGGGCCATCGCGCTGGGACCGGGGCTGCTGATCGCCGACGAGCCGACCTCGGCCCTCGACGTCACCGTGCAGCGCCGGATCATGGAGCTGCTCGACGACCTGCGCCGCGAGTCCGGCACCGGCATCCTCCTGGTCACGCACGACCTCGCGCTGGCCGGCGACCACGCGGATCGCGTGCTCGTGCTCCAGGGCGGCCGCGTGCAGGAGGAGGGGACGAGCGAGGAGGTGCTCGGCAACCCGAGCGCCGACTACACGCGCCGTCTGCTCGCCGACGCCCCCACCCTCGCGAGCCCCGTCCACCGCGTGGCGCGCACACCTGAGCCGGACGAGCGTCCCGTGCTGGCCGTGAACGACCTCGTCGTGGAGTTCGGCGGCGGGCGGTTCACCCGGACCCCGGCCTTCCGGGCGGTCGACGGCGTCAGCTTCGCCATCGCGCACGGCACCACGCACGCGCTCGTGGGGGAGTCCGGTTCGGGGAAGACGACGACGGCGCGCGCGATCGCCGCCTTCCAGCCCGCCACCTCGGGCCAGGTCACGCTCCTGGGCATCGACGTGCTGGCGGCGCACGGCTCGCCCCGCCGGCAGCTGCGACGCAACGTCCAGCTCGTCTACCAGAACCCGTTCGGCTCGCTCGACCCCCGCCAGACGGTCCTGGAGGTCGTCACCGAACCCCTGACGAACTTCGGCCTCGAGGGGTCGCCCGCGGAGCGTCGCGAGCACGCCGTCAAGGCGCTCGAGCGGGTCTCCCTCCCCGCGGCGCTGCACCAGCGGCGCCCGCGCGAGCTCTCGGGCGGCCAGCGCCAGCGCGTGGCGATCGCCCGCGCGATCGTGCTGCACCCGGAGCTGCTCATCCTCGACGAGGCCACCAGCGCCCTCGACGTCACCGTCCAGGCGGAGATCCTCCGCCTGCTGGACGACCTGCAACGCGAGCGCGGCATGACCTACCTCGTCATCTCCCACGACCTCGCGGTGGTGCGCCAGATCGCCGACACCGTGACGGTGCTCCGCCACGGTCGAACGGTCGAGCAGGGCACGACGGCGGAGATCTTCGCCTCGCCGCAGCAGGACTACACCCGCGATCTCATCGCCGCCATCCCCGGAGGAGTTCACCCATGA
- a CDS encoding ABC transporter permease, with the protein MTLELERVALLPPEGEGTPGPRARRRRRLPKVGVTLALAVLVLVVAWALVPQLFTSYDPYVGVPADALQGPSAAHWFGTDSTGRDLFSRVVHGSRYSLTGGVVAVAVGLVAGTAIGVIAGSIGTIIDEVLMRVVDVLLSIPGLLLSLSVIILLGFGTTNAAIAVGVTSVASFARLSRSEVVRVRRSDYVEAAFGSGGRWWSVLWRHVLPNSLTPVLALAALQFGTAILAISTLGFLGYGAPPPTPEWGLLISEGRSHLATSWWLTTLPGVIVVLVVLSANRLSAAISSARTARS; encoded by the coding sequence ATGACCCTCGAGCTCGAACGCGTCGCGCTGCTCCCCCCGGAGGGTGAGGGGACCCCCGGTCCCCGCGCCCGCCGTCGTCGTCGCCTCCCCAAGGTCGGCGTCACCCTCGCCCTCGCCGTCCTCGTCCTCGTGGTCGCCTGGGCCCTCGTGCCCCAGCTCTTCACGAGCTACGACCCCTACGTCGGCGTCCCGGCCGACGCGCTGCAGGGCCCGAGCGCGGCCCACTGGTTCGGCACCGACTCCACGGGCCGCGACCTGTTCAGCCGCGTCGTGCACGGCTCGCGCTACTCGCTGACGGGCGGCGTGGTCGCCGTCGCGGTCGGGCTCGTCGCCGGCACCGCGATCGGCGTCATCGCCGGCTCGATCGGCACGATCATCGACGAGGTCCTGATGCGCGTCGTCGACGTGCTGCTCTCGATCCCCGGCCTGCTGCTCAGCCTCTCGGTCATCATCCTGCTCGGCTTCGGCACCACCAACGCCGCGATCGCGGTGGGCGTGACGTCGGTCGCCTCGTTCGCACGCCTGTCGCGCTCCGAGGTGGTGCGCGTGCGTCGGTCGGACTACGTCGAGGCCGCCTTCGGCAGCGGCGGTCGCTGGTGGAGCGTGCTGTGGCGCCACGTGCTGCCCAACTCGCTCACGCCCGTGCTCGCGCTGGCCGCGCTCCAGTTCGGCACCGCGATCCTGGCCATCTCCACCCTCGGCTTCCTCGGCTACGGCGCCCCGCCGCCCACGCCCGAGTGGGGCCTGCTCATCTCGGAGGGGCGCAGCCACCTGGCCACCTCGTGGTGGCTCACGACCCTGCCCGGCGTGATCGTCGTGCTCGTCGTGCTGTCGGCCAACCGCCTCTCCGCCGCCATCTCCTCGGCAAGGACGGCCCGCTCATGA
- a CDS encoding NUDIX domain-containing protein encodes MTTSPLPTRATGTAALLRAWTAPDAGQEALRREYVGFVEERGASALERDGGPHHLTASTFVLTRKLDHVLLAFHRKAQLWLQMGGHIEPGDPSVADAAAREAREESGLATVALWPGGLADLDRHVLVGSFGRCHTHWDLGFVALAGRGEPIAVSDESERVAWFPVDALPEATSPDLPGRLAHVSAAVRAGSSGSVRQG; translated from the coding sequence GTGACGACGTCGCCGCTCCCGACGCGGGCGACCGGGACCGCCGCGCTGCTGCGGGCCTGGACCGCGCCCGACGCCGGTCAGGAGGCACTGCGCCGGGAGTACGTCGGGTTCGTCGAGGAGCGCGGCGCGAGCGCGCTCGAGCGCGACGGCGGGCCGCACCACCTGACGGCGTCGACCTTCGTGCTCACGCGCAAGCTCGACCACGTCCTGCTGGCGTTCCACCGCAAGGCGCAGCTGTGGTTGCAGATGGGTGGTCACATCGAGCCCGGGGATCCCTCGGTCGCCGACGCGGCGGCACGCGAGGCCCGCGAGGAGAGCGGGCTGGCGACGGTGGCGCTCTGGCCAGGCGGGCTGGCCGACCTCGACCGCCACGTGCTCGTGGGGTCGTTCGGACGCTGCCACACGCACTGGGACCTGGGGTTCGTGGCGCTGGCGGGCCGCGGCGAGCCGATCGCGGTCAGCGACGAGAGCGAGCGGGTCGCCTGGTTCCCGGTGGACGCGCTGCCGGAGGCCACGTCGCCCGACCTGCCCGGGCGGCTGGCGCACGTGAGCGCGGCGGTGCGGGCGGGGTCGTCGGGGTCGGTGCGGCAGGGCTGA